A genomic window from Flavobacterium sp. I3-2 includes:
- a CDS encoding M48 family metalloprotease: protein MHIEVSSDFKKHTKRAVLAIVLFFVVFLLMICLGLGIAFTMLYFALFLSVNAHDYRVILLGITIAGSAVILLIFLFKFMFQKSVSVTEGMIQIYPSQHPKLFKMIEEIAAEVKTDMPKKVFISSQVNASVFYNSSFWSMLMPVRKNLIIGYGLVNLTTEQELKGILAHEFGHFSQDSMKVGSYVYNCNRIVFNLVYENSSFENVVRKVSNLHLFFLVVVGFSLLIMRLYQFILKGLYKVINLTHLSLSREMEFHADAVATNIVGSEIMGITLARLDLSDFADQSSIDFLNSKYKQGFKFENFYRIQSQVLKILGEKKKHAFNDRFPIVTIDEIYSNNKSRLNIKDQWASHPTMKERIQAINKLGITKELGSNIPATHLFSDTKKIEETLTKQFYKEHELIDLKFIDINDEMNLFSEYYQSLTFNSAYNGFFNSINPVIEKPEYQPISEEVTFDSLFTDEQVAMVKLYQALDYDYRDINFLATEKHSIKTFDFDGVKYKKKQASGLLDSLSKEKEALKNKVNAHEALIYNFFYQKAQQNNVFDDWNSRYDFYIEMDKFYDRGFEATSKMENALSFMQESLTLEVLQSNLRALHPKEIEFKAHLIKLEELELYKNIISEEQKKKVHDYIENKSSYLIGEKWNEPVLNLLFECIRLTPAIHSDLFFSVKKTLLDYQVNKLKK from the coding sequence ATGCATATTGAAGTATCTTCTGATTTTAAAAAACATACCAAACGAGCTGTTTTAGCAATTGTTTTATTTTTTGTTGTATTTCTTTTAATGATTTGTCTAGGTTTAGGAATTGCATTTACAATGCTTTATTTTGCACTGTTTTTAAGTGTAAATGCTCATGATTATAGAGTTATTTTACTAGGAATTACAATTGCGGGTTCGGCGGTAATTCTGTTGATTTTTCTATTCAAATTTATGTTTCAAAAATCGGTTTCTGTAACCGAAGGAATGATTCAAATTTATCCAAGTCAACATCCGAAACTTTTTAAAATGATTGAAGAAATTGCTGCTGAGGTTAAAACAGATATGCCTAAAAAAGTTTTTATTTCAAGTCAAGTAAATGCTTCTGTTTTTTATAATTCTTCGTTTTGGAGTATGCTTATGCCGGTTCGTAAAAATCTAATCATCGGATACGGTTTGGTTAATCTTACAACAGAACAAGAATTAAAAGGAATTTTAGCTCATGAATTTGGACATTTCTCACAAGATTCAATGAAAGTCGGAAGTTATGTTTACAACTGCAATCGCATTGTTTTTAATCTGGTTTATGAAAATAGTTCGTTTGAAAATGTTGTTCGAAAGGTTTCTAATTTACATCTTTTCTTTCTGGTTGTAGTAGGATTTTCTCTTTTGATTATGCGTCTTTATCAATTTATTTTAAAAGGATTATATAAAGTAATTAATCTTACACATCTTTCGTTGTCACGCGAAATGGAGTTTCATGCCGATGCAGTGGCAACAAATATAGTTGGTTCAGAAATCATGGGCATTACATTGGCACGTTTAGATTTATCTGATTTTGCAGACCAATCATCTATAGACTTTTTAAATTCAAAATATAAACAAGGATTTAAATTCGAAAATTTTTATAGGATTCAATCTCAAGTCTTAAAAATTTTAGGTGAAAAGAAAAAACATGCTTTTAATGATAGATTTCCTATTGTAACGATTGACGAAATTTATTCAAATAACAAAAGTCGTTTAAATATCAAAGACCAATGGGCTTCGCATCCAACTATGAAAGAACGTATTCAGGCAATTAATAAACTTGGAATTACCAAAGAATTAGGTTCAAATATTCCTGCTACTCATTTGTTTTCGGATACAAAAAAAATAGAAGAAACGCTTACCAAGCAATTTTATAAAGAACACGAATTAATCGATTTGAAATTTATTGATATAAATGACGAAATGAATTTGTTTTCAGAATATTATCAATCTTTGACTTTTAATTCAGCGTATAATGGATTTTTTAATAGCATAAATCCTGTAATTGAGAAGCCAGAATATCAACCTATTTCTGAGGAAGTAACTTTTGATTCACTTTTTACTGACGAGCAAGTTGCAATGGTCAAATTGTACCAAGCACTTGATTATGATTATAGAGATATTAATTTTTTAGCTACCGAAAAACACAGTATTAAAACTTTTGATTTTGATGGTGTTAAGTATAAGAAAAAACAAGCTTCGGGTTTGCTGGATTCATTAAGTAAGGAAAAAGAAGCGTTAAAAAATAAAGTGAACGCTCATGAAGCTTTGATTTATAATTTTTTCTATCAAAAAGCACAACAAAATAATGTTTTTGACGATTGGAACTCACGTTATGATTTTTACATAGAAATGGATAAATTTTACGACCGCGGTTTTGAAGCAACGAGTAAGATGGAAAATGCACTTTCGTTTATGCAAGAAAGCTTAACGCTTGAGGTTCTTCAATCTAATTTAAGAGCGTTGCATCCCAAAGAAATTGAATTTAAAGCGCATCTCATAAAATTAGAAGAATTAGAATTATATAAAAACATAATTTCGGAAGAACAGAAAAAAAAGGTTCACGATTATATTGAAAATAAATCGAGTTATTTGATAGGTGAAAAATGGAATGAACCTGTATTGAATTTACTTTTCGAATGCATTCGATTAACTCCAGCAATTCATTCGGACTTATTTTTCTCCGTAAAAAAAACATTACTAGATTATCAGGTTAATAAATTAAAAAAATGA
- a CDS encoding mechanosensitive ion channel family protein, translating to MSKDSLNIVKDSITIKDTITLAGQKKQIIEAIKPENVKEGVVERVSELSDYVEKIIAMSINAIPDLFRGFLFLMIGLFIIRTVLRIVKNRFEKRNVDISLRGFLLSIINFVLYALLVLSVASNLGFQMTAILGALSGVVLAVGLALQGSLSNFAGGVLILLFRPFEVGDYIENASGTDGTVDKIDLLYTSLTTSNGIKVFSPNGPLANSVIKNYSKITNRRFEYNIGIGYEDNIKTARTVIFNVLNDDKRVLQTPVPEVFVNELADSSVNLTIRAWALKEDYWATRNGLQEEIKNALDKAGISIPYPQREMHIISEKDK from the coding sequence ATGAGTAAAGATTCACTAAATATTGTAAAAGATTCGATTACGATTAAAGACACCATAACGTTAGCCGGACAAAAAAAACAAATTATTGAAGCAATTAAACCAGAAAATGTAAAAGAAGGAGTTGTTGAACGTGTTTCTGAACTTTCGGATTATGTTGAGAAGATTATAGCGATGTCTATAAATGCAATTCCTGATTTGTTCAGAGGTTTCCTTTTTTTGATGATTGGATTGTTCATTATTAGAACAGTTTTAAGAATTGTGAAAAACAGATTTGAAAAACGAAATGTTGACATATCATTACGTGGATTCTTATTATCAATCATTAATTTCGTTTTGTATGCTCTGTTAGTACTTTCGGTAGCTTCGAATTTAGGTTTTCAAATGACTGCCATTTTAGGAGCTTTATCTGGAGTTGTTTTAGCTGTTGGTTTGGCTTTGCAAGGTTCGCTTTCTAATTTTGCAGGTGGCGTTTTAATTTTGTTATTCCGTCCGTTTGAAGTTGGAGATTATATTGAAAATGCTTCCGGAACAGATGGAACGGTTGATAAAATTGATTTGCTTTATACTTCGTTAACAACTTCAAACGGCATTAAAGTTTTTAGTCCAAATGGACCGCTGGCAAATTCGGTAATTAAAAATTATTCAAAAATCACTAACCGTCGTTTTGAATACAACATCGGAATCGGTTATGAAGATAATATCAAAACGGCTCGCACCGTAATTTTTAATGTTCTGAATGATGATAAACGTGTGTTGCAAACTCCAGTTCCAGAAGTTTTTGTTAATGAATTAGCAGATAGTTCAGTTAATTTAACCATTAGAGCTTGGGCTTTAAAAGAAGATTATTGGGCAACCCGTAATGGTTTACAAGAAGAAATTAAAAATGCTTTAGATAAAGCCGGAATTTCAATCCCGTATCCACAACGTGAAATGCATATCATTTCTGAAAAAGATAAATAG
- a CDS encoding aminopeptidase C: MFKLKLKPIVAALIIALGISGNALAQDNLVNAVKNNQSAKSKELFTFTDVINLENTPIKDQGSSGTCWSYSGNSFIESEMIRKGKKPVELAQIYTARNAYIEKGKMYVKMHGNVELGEGGQFHDVMNMYKKYGAVPREVYTGLSDGQTRNNFSEMSKMNEALLGSIIKNDKLSDNWVDAYTAVIDTYLGQAPAEFMYEGKKYTPKTFADQVVGINPDDYVEISSFKEYPYYSKFVLLVPDNWSFDLVYNVKMNELVEIVDNALKNGYTVAWAGDVSEKGFSWKNGIAYVPEIDFGVMTPEQKADMFNGPKPEKKTTEDDRQKAFDNYETTDDHGMHIVGISKDQNGKEYYIVKNSWGLSNDHKGYLYMTKEFMTYKATAIMVNKNAVPKAIAKKLSL, encoded by the coding sequence ATGTTTAAACTGAAATTAAAACCAATCGTAGCAGCTTTAATTATTGCTTTAGGTATTTCTGGAAATGCTTTAGCTCAAGATAATTTAGTAAATGCTGTAAAAAATAATCAAAGTGCAAAAAGTAAAGAATTGTTTACATTTACCGATGTAATCAATTTAGAAAATACACCAATTAAAGACCAAGGTTCATCTGGTACTTGTTGGTCGTACTCAGGAAATTCATTCATCGAATCTGAAATGATTCGTAAAGGAAAAAAACCGGTTGAGTTAGCTCAGATTTATACGGCTCGTAATGCGTACATCGAAAAAGGAAAAATGTATGTAAAAATGCACGGAAATGTGGAGCTCGGCGAAGGTGGTCAGTTTCATGATGTAATGAACATGTACAAAAAATATGGTGCGGTTCCACGCGAAGTTTATACAGGTTTAAGTGACGGACAAACAAGAAATAATTTCTCTGAAATGTCTAAAATGAACGAAGCTCTTTTAGGTTCAATCATTAAAAACGATAAATTATCTGATAACTGGGTTGATGCATACACAGCAGTTATCGATACGTATTTAGGTCAAGCTCCAGCGGAATTTATGTACGAAGGTAAAAAATACACACCTAAAACTTTCGCTGACCAAGTGGTTGGGATTAATCCTGATGATTATGTAGAAATTTCTTCTTTCAAAGAATATCCATATTACTCAAAATTCGTTTTATTAGTTCCAGACAACTGGTCTTTTGATTTAGTTTATAATGTTAAGATGAACGAATTGGTTGAGATTGTTGATAATGCATTGAAAAACGGTTATACAGTTGCTTGGGCTGGTGACGTTTCTGAAAAAGGATTTAGCTGGAAAAATGGAATTGCTTATGTGCCAGAAATCGATTTTGGTGTAATGACTCCAGAGCAAAAAGCAGATATGTTTAACGGACCAAAACCTGAGAAGAAAACAACTGAAGACGATCGTCAAAAAGCTTTTGATAACTACGAAACTACAGACGACCACGGAATGCATATCGTTGGAATTTCTAAAGACCAAAACGGAAAAGAATATTATATCGTTAAAAACTCTTGGGGATTATCAAACGACCATAAAGGTTATTTATATATGACAAAAGAATTTATGACATATAAAGCAACAGCAATTATGGTTAATAAAAATGCTGTTCCAAAAGCAATTGCTAAAAAATTATCGTTATAA
- a CDS encoding S9 family peptidase, with protein sequence MKKLLILTLSIAGLSANAQNKVMTKELLWELGRVNPVGLSADGKSLFYAVGTPNMAENKINSKYYQVSIDGKKFKELESLEGLVADKNISPDGKFKLSDEAVKVNKVLGKDYYPTMEKSDVYVYDGLDYRHWDTYNDGTFNHVFITNLENNEKIDVLENEAFNSPQKPFGGDQDYVWSPDGKSVIYVSKKLIGTEYATSTNTDLYEYNLETKQTTNLTPNNKGYDTHPQFSPNGELSWLQMKRDGYEADKNDIIVRYMGADMNLTANWDGTVDSFVWSANGEEIYFTAAVDGTIQLFEVNFPGRKRIAPTVKQITNGNFDVTSIVGFSGDKVIVTRTDFNTATEVYSYDLKSKKWNQITHVNDAAYKDIAKVKVEKRYVTTTDGKKMLVWVALPPNFDPNKKYPTLLYCQGGPQSALTQFYSFRWNIQLMASEGYIVVMPNRRGMPGHGVEWNEAISKDWGGQVMQDYLTAIDEVAKESYVDKDKLGAIGASYGGYSVYYLAGIHNNRFKSLIAHCGVFNLESMYGTTEEVFFNNWDAGGAYWDKNNEAAMKTYKEFNPKNNVANWNTPILIFHGGNDFRVPIGQGQEAFQAAQLQGIKSRFVYLPEENHWVLKPQNAQVWQGEFFRWLDETLKQN encoded by the coding sequence ATGAAAAAATTACTTATTCTAACTTTAAGTATTGCTGGTTTGTCTGCAAATGCTCAAAATAAAGTCATGACAAAGGAGCTTTTATGGGAATTGGGTAGAGTAAATCCGGTTGGATTATCAGCAGATGGTAAATCTTTATTCTATGCTGTTGGAACTCCGAATATGGCTGAAAATAAAATCAATTCTAAATATTACCAAGTTTCTATCGATGGTAAAAAATTTAAAGAATTAGAATCTTTAGAAGGATTGGTTGCTGATAAAAATATTTCTCCTGACGGAAAATTTAAATTATCAGACGAAGCAGTTAAAGTAAATAAAGTTTTAGGTAAGGATTATTATCCAACAATGGAAAAATCGGACGTTTATGTTTATGACGGTTTAGATTACAGACATTGGGATACATATAACGACGGAACTTTTAATCATGTTTTTATTACCAACTTAGAAAATAATGAGAAAATTGATGTCCTAGAAAACGAAGCATTTAACTCACCTCAAAAACCATTCGGCGGAGACCAAGATTACGTTTGGTCACCTGATGGAAAATCGGTTATTTATGTATCTAAAAAATTAATTGGGACTGAATATGCAACAAGTACCAATACCGATTTGTATGAATATAATTTAGAAACCAAGCAAACAACCAATTTAACTCCGAATAATAAAGGTTACGACACACATCCTCAGTTTTCTCCTAACGGTGAATTGTCGTGGTTGCAAATGAAAAGAGATGGTTACGAGGCTGATAAAAACGACATCATTGTTCGTTACATGGGAGCTGATATGAATTTAACAGCAAACTGGGACGGAACCGTTGATAGTTTTGTTTGGAGTGCTAACGGAGAAGAAATTTATTTCACTGCTGCGGTTGATGGAACCATTCAGCTTTTTGAAGTGAATTTTCCTGGACGCAAAAGAATTGCTCCAACAGTTAAGCAAATTACGAATGGAAATTTTGATGTAACAAGTATTGTAGGTTTCTCAGGAGATAAAGTAATTGTAACTCGTACCGATTTTAATACAGCAACTGAAGTTTATTCTTACGATTTAAAATCGAAAAAATGGAACCAAATTACACATGTTAACGATGCAGCTTATAAAGACATCGCTAAAGTAAAAGTTGAAAAACGTTACGTTACTACAACAGATGGTAAAAAAATGTTGGTTTGGGTAGCTTTGCCTCCAAATTTTGACCCAAATAAAAAATATCCAACCTTATTATATTGTCAAGGTGGACCACAATCTGCATTGACACAGTTTTATTCTTTCCGTTGGAACATTCAATTAATGGCTTCTGAAGGTTATATTGTTGTTATGCCAAATCGTCGTGGAATGCCAGGTCACGGAGTGGAGTGGAACGAAGCGATTTCTAAAGATTGGGGCGGACAAGTAATGCAAGATTACTTAACTGCAATTGACGAAGTAGCAAAAGAATCTTACGTAGATAAGGATAAATTAGGAGCAATTGGAGCGAGTTACGGCGGATATTCAGTTTATTATTTAGCCGGAATTCACAACAATCGTTTTAAATCGTTAATTGCACATTGTGGTGTTTTCAATTTAGAATCGATGTACGGAACTACCGAGGAAGTTTTCTTTAATAATTGGGATGCTGGTGGAGCTTATTGGGATAAAAATAACGAAGCTGCAATGAAAACATATAAAGAGTTTAATCCAAAAAATAATGTTGCAAACTGGAATACACCGATTTTAATTTTCCATGGTGGAAATGATTTCCGTGTGCCGATTGGTCAAGGTCAAGAAGCTTTTCAAGCAGCACAATTACAAGGAATAAAATCGCGTTTTGTTTATCTTCCTGAAGAAAATCACTGGGTTTTAAAACCTCAAAATGCTCAAGTTTGGCAAGGTGAATTTTTCCGTTGGTTAGACGAAACTTTAAAACAAAATTAA
- a CDS encoding dicarboxylate/amino acid:cation symporter codes for MKSNNKLFIAIIAALIIGVAIGGIVHYQFPEYIAGFSKNIKLLGTIFIRLVQMIIAPLVFSTLVVGIAKMGDMKMVGRVGGKAMAWFITASLVSLLIGLFLVNLMAPGKGTSIQMDNPAEAASDLLKNSQNFSVEQFVTHIFPKSIFEAFATNEILQIVVFSIIFGVALAAIGKEGEKLTKALDTIAHVVLKMVNYIMWVAPLGVLGAVAAAVASYGFEIFTLYANYLLAFVIGILTLWAVMLLVGYLILGNRLWDLLRHIKTPLLVAFTTTSSEAVFPKMVEELEKFGCQPKIVSFTLPLGYSFNLDGSMMYMTFASVFIAQVYGIDMPLEKQLLMLLVLMLTSKGVAGVPRASLIVVVATCAMFGIPPEGIALILPIDHFCDMARSMTNVLGNALSTAAVDKWEGKSLQTEQE; via the coding sequence GTGAAAAGTAATAATAAATTATTTATTGCAATTATTGCAGCATTAATAATTGGTGTTGCAATCGGTGGAATTGTACATTATCAGTTCCCTGAATATATAGCCGGTTTTTCAAAGAACATCAAACTTTTAGGAACTATTTTCATCCGATTGGTTCAAATGATTATCGCACCTTTGGTTTTCTCAACCTTAGTTGTCGGAATCGCTAAAATGGGCGACATGAAAATGGTTGGACGTGTTGGTGGTAAAGCCATGGCTTGGTTTATTACAGCATCTTTAGTTTCGTTATTAATCGGATTGTTTTTAGTAAACTTAATGGCTCCAGGAAAAGGAACTTCTATACAAATGGATAATCCTGCAGAAGCCGCTTCAGATTTACTTAAAAATTCTCAGAATTTCTCAGTTGAACAATTTGTAACTCATATTTTTCCAAAAAGTATTTTCGAAGCCTTTGCAACTAACGAAATTTTACAAATTGTCGTTTTCTCAATTATTTTTGGAGTCGCATTAGCCGCCATAGGTAAAGAAGGCGAAAAACTAACCAAAGCTTTAGACACAATTGCACACGTAGTTTTAAAAATGGTAAACTACATTATGTGGGTTGCACCATTAGGTGTACTTGGTGCGGTTGCTGCTGCTGTTGCAAGTTATGGTTTTGAAATCTTTACCCTTTATGCAAACTATCTTCTAGCATTCGTAATTGGTATTTTAACTCTTTGGGCAGTAATGTTATTAGTTGGGTATTTGATTTTAGGAAATCGTTTGTGGGATTTATTAAGACACATTAAAACACCATTACTTGTAGCATTTACAACAACAAGTAGTGAAGCCGTTTTCCCTAAAATGGTTGAAGAATTAGAAAAATTTGGTTGTCAACCTAAGATTGTTTCATTTACGCTGCCATTAGGATATTCGTTTAATCTTGACGGAAGTATGATGTACATGACATTTGCCAGTGTTTTCATTGCTCAAGTTTATGGAATTGACATGCCTTTAGAAAAACAATTACTAATGTTATTGGTTTTAATGCTAACCAGTAAAGGTGTTGCAGGAGTTCCAAGAGCGTCTTTAATTGTTGTAGTAGCAACTTGTGCGATGTTCGGAATTCCACCAGAAGGAATTGCACTTATCTTACCAATTGACCACTTCTGTGATATGGCGCGTAGTATGACAAATGTTTTAGGAAATGCTTTATCAACTGCTGCAGTTGATAAATGGGAAGGAAAATCATTACAAACAGAACAAGAATAA
- a CDS encoding DedA family protein, giving the protein MEHFNWADLINPEFYINLEIAGHKIGIYVILFIIFAETGLLVGFFLPGDSLLFLSGIYSKSLMAEFIYIENDFMNVWALASLVALAGIIGNTFGYWFGAKSGNYLYQKEDSWIFKKKYLFESKAFFEKHGGRAIIFARFLPIIRTFAPIIAGIANMEIKRFMFYNILSSFLWAYSLIFAGHYLYRFLLDSYEVDLTHYIEYIIIIIVLITTVPLVMKAIKSRNN; this is encoded by the coding sequence ATGGAGCATTTTAATTGGGCAGATTTAATCAATCCCGAATTTTATATCAACTTAGAAATTGCAGGTCACAAAATTGGAATCTATGTAATCCTTTTCATCATTTTTGCTGAAACAGGTTTATTGGTTGGATTCTTTTTACCAGGAGATAGTTTACTTTTCTTATCAGGAATTTACAGTAAATCATTGATGGCCGAATTTATTTACATCGAAAATGATTTTATGAATGTTTGGGCACTAGCTTCATTAGTTGCTTTGGCAGGAATCATCGGAAATACTTTTGGATATTGGTTTGGCGCAAAAAGTGGAAACTATTTATACCAAAAAGAAGACAGTTGGATTTTTAAGAAAAAATACCTTTTTGAATCAAAAGCTTTCTTTGAAAAACACGGCGGAAGAGCAATTATTTTTGCACGTTTCTTACCAATCATCAGGACGTTTGCTCCAATTATCGCAGGAATTGCCAACATGGAAATTAAACGTTTTATGTTTTACAACATATTAAGTTCTTTTTTATGGGCGTATTCGTTAATTTTTGCAGGTCATTATTTATACCGATTTTTATTAGATAGCTACGAAGTAGATTTAACTCATTATATCGAGTATATCATTATTATCATCGTACTAATCACAACAGTTCCGCTAGTAATGAAAGCAATCAAATCAAGAAATAACTAA
- the mtgA gene encoding monofunctional biosynthetic peptidoglycan transglycosylase gives MIRKIFKFIFKVILWFFGLSIGSTILFKFIPVPFTPLMFIRTFEQISTGEKVVWKHDWISIDEMPINIQKAVIASEDGKFTSHNGFDFDAIEKAYKNNQKGKRVKGGSTISQQTAKNVFLWPGRSFIRKGFEAYFTVLIELIWGKERIMEVYLNSIEMGNGIYGIEAASEHWFGKKAENLSKNEAAAIAAILPNPRVYKAKNSSGYINRRKNAISRQMNLYPKPDYNK, from the coding sequence ATGATTCGCAAGATTTTTAAATTCATATTTAAAGTAATTTTATGGTTTTTTGGACTATCGATTGGCTCGACTATTCTGTTTAAATTCATACCTGTTCCATTTACACCATTAATGTTTATCAGGACTTTTGAACAAATTTCGACAGGTGAAAAAGTGGTTTGGAAACACGATTGGATTAGTATCGACGAAATGCCAATTAACATTCAAAAAGCAGTTATTGCAAGCGAAGATGGTAAATTTACCTCTCATAACGGATTTGATTTTGATGCGATTGAAAAAGCTTATAAAAACAACCAAAAAGGAAAACGCGTAAAAGGCGGAAGTACGATTAGCCAACAAACCGCAAAAAATGTTTTTCTATGGCCTGGACGTAGTTTCATCAGAAAAGGATTCGAAGCTTATTTTACTGTTTTAATTGAACTTATTTGGGGAAAAGAACGCATCATGGAAGTTTATTTAAATTCGATTGAGATGGGGAATGGCATTTATGGAATTGAAGCTGCATCAGAACATTGGTTTGGTAAAAAAGCAGAAAATTTATCTAAAAATGAAGCCGCAGCAATCGCAGCAATCCTGCCAAATCCGCGAGTTTACAAAGCTAAAAATTCTTCAGGATACATAAACAGACGAAAGAATGCTATCTCACGACAAATGAATCTTTATCCGAAACCGGATTATAATAAATAA
- the dinB gene encoding DNA polymerase IV — translation MPTYRKIIHIDMDAFYASVEQLDNPELRGLPIAVGGNEIRGVISAASYEARKFGVRSALTGSVAIKRCPDLIFVKPRFERYKEISKMVHSIFYEYTNLVEPLSLDEAFLDVTENKKGMKSASLIAEEIRLKIFEKTGLTASAGISTNKFIAKIASDYNKPNGQKTINPDEIESFIETLEIKKFFGIGQKTADKMYHLGIFTGLDLKQKTLEFLEEHFGNSAQHYYNISRGIHNSPVQPNRIPKSIAAERTFETNLTSEVFLKDKLNFIAEELDFRLKKRGVSGKTITLKIKYSDFTVQTRSETLPYFISNKDLIFDASLKLLYQEKLRNSVRLIGVSMTNLNNKETKPKLIQLRFNF, via the coding sequence ATGCCGACCTATCGAAAAATCATACATATTGATATGGATGCATTTTATGCTTCTGTAGAACAGCTTGATAATCCTGAATTAAGAGGGTTACCAATTGCTGTTGGCGGAAATGAAATCCGAGGTGTGATTTCGGCAGCGAGTTATGAAGCTCGAAAATTTGGTGTTCGAAGTGCGTTAACAGGTTCAGTTGCAATCAAACGCTGTCCAGATTTGATTTTCGTAAAACCTAGATTTGAACGTTACAAAGAAATTTCAAAAATGGTACATTCTATTTTTTATGAATACACCAATTTAGTTGAACCACTTTCATTAGACGAAGCTTTTTTAGATGTTACAGAAAACAAAAAAGGAATGAAAAGTGCGAGTTTAATTGCTGAAGAAATTCGTTTAAAGATTTTTGAAAAAACAGGTTTAACGGCTTCAGCGGGAATTTCAACCAATAAGTTTATTGCAAAAATTGCATCGGATTACAACAAACCAAATGGTCAAAAAACAATTAATCCCGATGAAATTGAATCTTTTATTGAAACTTTAGAAATAAAAAAGTTTTTTGGAATCGGGCAAAAAACAGCTGATAAAATGTATCATTTAGGAATTTTTACAGGATTAGATTTAAAACAAAAAACCTTAGAATTTCTTGAAGAACATTTCGGAAATTCAGCGCAGCATTATTATAATATCTCTCGTGGAATTCACAATTCACCCGTGCAACCCAATCGAATTCCAAAATCAATTGCAGCCGAACGTACATTTGAAACCAATCTAACTTCGGAAGTTTTCCTGAAAGATAAATTAAATTTTATTGCTGAAGAATTGGATTTTAGATTAAAAAAACGAGGTGTTTCTGGAAAAACAATTACGTTGAAAATTAAATATAGCGATTTTACTGTTCAAACTAGAAGCGAAACTTTACCTTATTTTATATCCAATAAAGATTTAATTTTTGATGCTTCATTGAAATTGTTATATCAAGAAAAGCTTAGGAATTCTGTGCGTTTAATTGGTGTTTCAATGACAAATTTAAACAACAAAGAAACCAAACCTAAACTCATTCAATTGCGCTTTAATTTTTAA